The following proteins are encoded in a genomic region of Triticum dicoccoides isolate Atlit2015 ecotype Zavitan chromosome 1B, WEW_v2.0, whole genome shotgun sequence:
- the LOC119316614 gene encoding disease resistance protein PIK6-NP-like: protein MAMGVVTGAMGKLLPKLGELLMEEYNLHKRVKKDIEFLQKELDSMHAALIKVGHVPREQLDTQVKLWADEVRDLSFDMEDVVDKFLVRVDGIEPHDNTNRFKGLMKKMIGLFKKGKNHHRIANAIKDIKEKLQEVAARRDRNKIDGVAPNPTESVAIDPRLRALYTEAAELVGIYGKRDHDLMSLLSLETDDDASNKRLKKVSIVGFGGLGKTTLAKAVYEKIKGDFDCRVFRDILIELGNSHSDLMILDVKQLIDKLRDYLENKRYLVIIDDIWDESFWKDINIAFSNRNNLGSRLITTTRILNVSESCSSSADDSIYRMEPLSTDDSRRLFYKRIFPSEGGCPNEFEQVSTDILKKCGGVPLAIITIASALAGGQKVKSKYDWDILLQSLGSGLTENSSLDEMQRILSFSYYDLPSHLRTCLLYLCIYPEDSMIDRDRLIWKWVAEGFVHHGDQHSSLFLLGLNYFNQLINRSMIQPIYDDLGQLHACRVHDMVLDLICNLSHEAKFVNEWDGTGDSMSFQGNACRLSLQDRNKDQQGTPFRNSTGISRVRSITVFTSAINIMPALSRFEVLRVLDLSDCNLGKSSSLQHNLKGVGHLIHLRYLGLAGTGIRELSAEIGNLQFLEVLDIGTNYELKELSSTVFKLRRLIYLNVFLYMLAPTPGMLQNLTSIEVLRGIVISLNIIAQELGKLATLRELGICFKDGSLDLYEGFVKSLCNLHQIGSLIIYCNPGETSFELMDFLGEHWVPPVHLRKFESSMPSQVSAMRGWIKSHLSNLSELILLSVKEVQQEDVEIIGGLLSLCHLKIKSTHQTQRLLVIRADGFRCMVDFDLDYGSASQIRIEPGALPRADAVEFSLGVRVAKEDGNCGFDLGLQGNLLSLRRYVCVPIYCGGARVGEAKEAEAVVRHALEAHPNHPRIYITMYPDIAEGAHDDDLCKDW, encoded by the exons ATGGCGATGGGGGTGGTGACTGGTGCCATGGGAAAGCTGCTCCCCAAGCTTGGTGAGCTGCTCATGGAGGAGTACAACCTGCACAAGCGCGTCAAGAAAGACATCGAGTTCCTCCAAAAGGAGCTTGACAGCATGCATGCTGCCCTCATCAAGGTTGGTCATGTGCCACGGGAACAGCTCGACACACAGGTCAAGCTCTGGGCCGACGAGGTCAGAGACCTCTCCTTCGACATGGAGGATGTCGTCGACAAGTTCCTCGTCCGAGTCGATGGAATTGAGCCCCATGACAACACGAACAGATTCAAGGGGCTCATGAAGAAGATGATCGGCttgttcaagaaaggcaagaatcACCATCGGATAGCTAACGCGATCAAGGACATCAAGGAGAAACTCCAGGAGGTAGCCGCTAGGCGTGATAGGAACAAGATCGATGGTGTTGCTCCTAATCCTACGGAATCAGTTGCTATCGATCCTCGTCTCCGTGCATTGTACACAGAAGCGGCGGAGCTCGTTGGCATCTATGGGAAGAGGGATCATGACCTCATGAGTTTGCTGTCCTTGGAGACCGACGACGATGCCTCTAACAAGAGACTGAAGAAGGTCTCCATTGTTGGATTTGGAGGGTTGGGCAAGACTACTCTTGCTAAAGCAGTATACGAGAAGATTAAAGGTGATTTTGATTGCCGGGTATTTAGGGATATCCTCATTGAACTCGGCAACTCTCATTCAGATCTTATGATACTTGATGTGAAGCAGCTTATTGACAAGCTTCGTGATTACCTCGAGAACAAGAG GTACCTCGTCATAATTGATGATATATGGGATGAAAGCTTCTGGAAAGACATCAACATTGCTTTCTCTAACAGGAACAATCTAGGTAGTCGCCTAATCACCACAACCCGCATTCTCAATGTCTCTGAATCATGTTCCTCGTCGGCCGATGATTCAATATATCGAATGGAACCACTTTCTACCGATGACTCCAGAAGGCTCTTCTACAAAAGAATATTTCCCAGCGAGGGTGGATGTCCAAATGAATTTGAACAAGTGTCTACAGATATTCTTAAGAAATGTGGTGGAGTACCACTAGCCATAATTACTATAGCTAGTGCTTTGGCTGGTGGCCAGAAGGTGAAATCAAAGTACGATTGGGATATACTGCTCCAGTCCCTTGGCTCTGGACTAACAGAAAATAGCAGTTTAGATGAGATGCAGAGGATATTATCTTTTAGCTATTATGATCTACCGTCTCATCTGAGAACTTGTCTACTATACCTATGTATATATCCAGAAGATAGCATGATTGATAGAGATAGACTGATATGGAAGTGGGTGGCCGAAGGATTTGTCCACCATGGAGATCAACATAGCAGCCTGTTTTTGCTCGGATTAAATTACTTCAACCAGCTCATTAATAGAAGTATGATCCAGCCAATATATGATGATCTAGGCCAGTTACATGCTTGCCGGGTACATGATATGGTTCTTGATCTTATCTGCAACTTGTCACATGAAGCAAAGTTTGTTAATGAATGGGATGGTACCGGGGATAGCATGTCTTTTCAAGGCAATGCTTGCCGTTTGTCTCTTCAAGATAGAAATAAAGATCAGCAAGGCACACCTTTCAGAAATTCCACGGGTATATCACGCGTGAGGTCCATTACTGTCTTTACATCTGCTATTAATATCATGCCAGCCCTGTCAAGGTTTGAAGTTCTGCGTGTACTTGATTTGTCAGACTGTAATCTTGGAAAAAGTAGCAGCCTGCAACATAACCTCAAGGGTGTTGGACACCTAATTCACCTGAGGTACCTTGGTCTAGCAGGTACTGGAATCAGGGAACTCTCGGCTGAGATAGGGAACCTGCAGTTTTTGGAGGTGTTGGATATTGGAACAAATTATGAGCTAAAAGAATTGTCGTCCACTGTTTTTAAATTGAGAAGATTAATCTACCTAAATGTTTTTCTGTATATGTTGGCTCCAACTCCTGGTATGTTGCAGAATCTGACATCCATTGAAGTGTTGAGGGGGATCGTGATCTCTCTGAACATTATTGCACAAGAGCTTGGCAAGCTGGCAACGCTGAGGGAGCTTGGGATTTGCTTCAAGGATGGTAGTTTGGATTTGTATGAAGGTTTTGTGAAGTCTCTGTGCAACCTGCATCAGATCGGAAGTCTAATTATTTATTGCAATCCTGGAGAAACATCTTTTGAATTGATGGATTTCTTGGGAGAACACTGGGTGCCTCCTGTACATCTCCGTAAATTTGAGTCTTCAATGCCCAGCCAAGTGTCTGCAATGCGAGGGTGGATAAAGTCGCATCTCTCGAACCTCTCCGAGTTAATCCTCTTGTCAGTGAAGGAAGTGCAGCAGGAGGACGTGGAAATCATTGGGGGGTTGCTGTCCCTTTGCCATCTCAAGATAAAGAGCACCCACCAAACACAACGGCTGCTAGTCATCCGTGCAGATGGGTTCCGCTGTATGGTAGACTTTGACTTGGATTACGGGTCAGCATCGCAGATAAGGATTGAACCAGGAGCTTTGCCGAGGGCGGACGCAGTTGAGTTCAGTCTCGGAGTGCGGGTGGCGAAAGAGGATGGTAATTGTGGTTTCGACTTGGGCCTGCAGGGGAACCTGCTCTCCCTTCGGCGGTATGTCTGTGTTCCtatctattgtggtggagcgagggTTGGGGAGGCCAAGGAAGCGGAGGCTGTGGTGAGGCACGCGCTCGAAGCCCATCCTAACCATCCCAGGATTTATATTACTATGTACCCGGATATAGCAGAAG GTGCTCATGATGACGATCTGTGCAAAGACTGGTGA